The DNA region GCCGCCGACGAAGCCGCGGCTCGGATTGTTCTTGGCCTCGTCACGGATGATGCCGGCCATCGTGGTGCCGCGATACATGTGCACCGACTTCTCGAAGCTCGCATACACGCTGCCGGTCATGTGCCGCATGTAGTTGCGACCGACCTGGCCCGATGAATTGGCGAGGCCGTCCGGGAACATGCTGGAGGCGCTGTTGAGCAACAGACGCGGGCTCTCGATCGAGTTGCCGGCGACCGCGACCACGCGGGCCTTCTGACGCTGCATCGCGCCGGTCGCATCGGCATAGACCACGCCGGTGACCTTGCCGGACTGGTCGTGCTCGATCTTGATCACCATGCTGCCGGGACGCACTTCGAGATTGCCGGTGGCTTCGCCCTTCGGGATCTCGGTGTAGAGCGTCGACCATTTGGCGCCCGACTTGCAGCCCTGGAAGCAGAAGCCGATCTGCTGGCAGGAGCCGCGGCCGTCGCGCGGCTCGCTGTTGATCGCCATCCGCCCGGTGTGCACTTCCTTGTAGCCGAGCTTCTTGGCGCCGGCTTCCATCACCTTGAAGTTATTGTTGCCGGGAAGCCCGGGAATGCCGTTGGTGCGGGTGACGCCCATCTTGTCCTCGGCCTTCGCGTACCACGGCTCCATCTCGGCGAGCGTGATCGGCCAGTCCAGCAGATTGGCGCCGGGGATGCCGCCATAGGCCGACTTGATCTTGAACTCGTGCTCGTCGAAGCGCAGCGAGGCGCCGGCCCAATGCGTGGTCGAGCCGCCGACCGCCTTCACGATCCAGGCCGGCAGGCCCGCAAAATCCTGGTGGACGCGCCAGCTGCCCGAGGTCGAGCGCGCGTCGGACCAGGCGAGCTGCGTGAAGCTGTCCCATTCGTCGTTGATGAAGTCCTGGTTCTCGATGCGCGGTCCGGCTTCCAGGATCACGACCTTGACGCCCTTCTGCGCCAGTTCATTGCCGAGCGTTCCGCCGCCGGCACCGGAGCCGACGATCACGACAACGCCGCTGTCATTCAGATCAAATTTTGCCATTGTTTCCTCCTGGGCGTTATCAGTTCAAGCCTTCGGCAGCCAGTCGATGTCAGCGAAGCCGCGCTTGATGTAACCACCATGCTCGGCGGAGGAGCCCTCGTAGCCGAACCGCGGCCAGACCTCCTTGTTGTTGTAGAGCGAGACGATGAGGTCGCCGCGGATCTTCTGGAAGAACGCGCTCTGTTCGATCTGCTGCAGCAGCGCGACGCGATCGTTCTCCCAGGCGATCTGGGCATAAGGCATCTTGTGGCGGTCGTTGGCTGCCTGATCCAGCCTTGCGACACCGTCATTGATCAGCGATTTGACAGCCGGATCCTTGGCGGCCTTGTCATCCCACGGCTTGACCGCAGTGATGTAGTAGCTGTCGCCGAGGAAATCGTGCGGATAGATATCGCGCGCCACCTTCAGCAGCGTCTTCATCGTGGCCGGCGTCAGCGTGCCCG from Bradyrhizobium sp. B124 includes:
- a CDS encoding GMC family oxidoreductase is translated as MAKFDLNDSGVVVIVGSGAGGGTLGNELAQKGVKVVILEAGPRIENQDFINDEWDSFTQLAWSDARSTSGSWRVHQDFAGLPAWIVKAVGGSTTHWAGASLRFDEHEFKIKSAYGGIPGANLLDWPITLAEMEPWYAKAEDKMGVTRTNGIPGLPGNNNFKVMEAGAKKLGYKEVHTGRMAINSEPRDGRGSCQQIGFCFQGCKSGAKWSTLYTEIPKGEATGNLEVRPGSMVIKIEHDQSGKVTGVVYADATGAMQRQKARVVAVAGNSIESPRLLLNSASSMFPDGLANSSGQVGRNYMRHMTGSVYASFEKSVHMYRGTTMAGIIRDEAKNNPSRGFVGGYEMETLSLGLPFMAAFLNPGAWGRSFTSAIEGYPRMAGMWLVGEDMPQETNRVTLDPKIKDKFGLPVASVHFDDHPNDVAMRDHAYKQGSAVYEAVGATVTYPTPPYPSTHNMGTNRMSEKPRDGVVNKFGQTHDVKNLFVSDGSQFTSGAACNPTLTIVSLAIRQADHIAGAMQRKEI
- a CDS encoding gluconate 2-dehydrogenase subunit 3 family protein; amino-acid sequence: MREIDRRSKYDRRVFLKGAAATAPAVAIATSTGLGITDAWADEAGTLTPATMKTLLKVARDIYPHDFLGDSYYITAVKPWDDKAAKDPAVKSLINDGVARLDQAANDRHKMPYAQIAWENDRVALLQQIEQSAFFQKIRGDLIVSLYNNKEVWPRFGYEGSSAEHGGYIKRGFADIDWLPKA